In SAR324 cluster bacterium, a single window of DNA contains:
- a CDS encoding amidohydrolase, producing YVDALNLSEVDRQKVFEGNARRVYPQLDARLQELGR from the coding sequence CTATGTGGATGCGTTGAATCTATCGGAAGTTGATCGACAAAAAGTCTTCGAAGGCAATGCTCGACGGGTGTATCCACAACTTGACGCTCGGTTGCAGGAGTTGGGACGATGA